CTGGGGATCGTTGGCGCGCTGGCCGGCGCTATCCTGGAAGGGCGGAGTGGTCCAGGGGTGGAGGTGCGCTCCCACTTCCGCTTCCCCTTGCTCTGTCCACGCCCGCAGGGATGCCATGCCGGCCTGGTGTTCCGCCACCTCCGTAGTGATGAGGTACGTGGGACGGATGTCATAGCGCCGGCACAGCGTCTGAAAGGCCGGCAGACAGCGCAGGTTTTCCAGGCGCAGGGGCCGGCCTGCGTCCCATTGATTGTCCGCTTCGGTATCCACTGTGACAATGAGCCGCATGCCGCGCTACTCCTCTTTGCGCACCAATACTTTCCGCCGGCGCAGGAACCCAGGAACACCCCAGCCCTTTTCCGATACCAGGCCGTTCAGATAGCCCATGAAGAACCACAGCATCTTGTTGCCCACCATGTCGCCGCTGACCTGCGCGTTCAGCAGGGCAAAGAGGAAGAGCATCAGCCCGATGGCGGTATCCGCGCGGGTGCGGGGAGAAGCATCCCGCAGATAGGGGACCGCTCCGAAGAAGGCCAGGATGAGGCCCAGGGCGTGCAGGAGCAGTCCGATGATGCCGGTCTCGGAGGCGAACTCCAGGAACAGGTTGTGCGGATAGACCACGCCGGTGGTTTGTAGGACAGTGACCATGCCGCCCAGACCAATGCCGAAGAGGGGGTTTTGCCCGAACTGCTCCAGGGCGATCTGGTACAGCGCCAGACGGGTCTCGGTGCTGGCCTCGGTTTCGGGCGTGCCGGCGAAGATGCGGACGAAGGGCGAATAGGGATTGACGGCCGCCTGTTCGCTGGCGACGGCGCGCAGGGCGAGGAAGCCGGCGCCGGCCACGAGCATCATACCCAGGAACAGGATGAGTGATTCGCCAGCAGTCTGGCGCCGGCGGGCATACAGGGCACGGCCGAGAAGTGCAGTGACGATAATCAGCCCGCTGGTGAACAAGGGGCCGCGGGAACCGGTGAACATCGCTACGGTGAAGAAGGCCATGGCCGCCGGCACCCGGATCCAGTACGACAGGTTGGGCCACCACAGCATGACCAGGCCGGCGACGCACAGCAGGCGGGAGGTCCAGATGGGGTTGCCGCCGAAGGCCGTCAGCCGGCCGACAGCCGGCATTTGGGTCAGCGCCAACCCGACGCTGGCGATGCCGGCCGCGCCCACCGGGATGAAGCCGTACACCAGCCAGCGCCGGCGCTGTGCCGGCGTCAGAGAGGCCAGCAGGAAGCCCAGCAGGTTGAAGCCGGCGAAGCGCAGAAACTTGTCCAGCCCCACCTGCGGGCCGCTCCGCAGGATACTGAGGCCCAGCACGGCGACCAGGGCATACGTGGCCAGGGCCAGCGGGGACAGGATGGCGCGATATACCAGACGATGGCGGAGAGCCAGCAGGATGTATCCCAGCAGGGCGGCGCCGGCCAACCCGAAAGCGAAACCGCTTTCGATGGGGATGCCGACGAGCTGGGTGAAGGACTGCACGATGCCCAACGCGTCCTGCATCAGCACCACGGCCAGTTCCGGCACCCAGAGGATGACGGCCGCCGGCAGCATGCCCAGCACCGCCAGCAGACGCGGCGGGAGCGTCAGCAACAGCGGCACGACGACGCCGATGATCAGCGCGGCGCCGAGGATCAGCCACTGGACGGACAGCGGGCTGGCCGGCCTTTCCGAGCGATTACCGTGCATGGCTGCCACCCAGGATAAATCCCATCTCATGGATGCACTGCAGCAAGCGAGAGCGATTGTGATGCGTTACCAGCACCGGTTTCAAGATGCCCCCCTCCTCCAGCACACTGCGGTGCAGTTGGGGAAAGTTGGCCGAGGCGTGGTCCACGACGCGCACCAGGCCGGCCAGCGCGGCGACGGTGGAAAGCACGGTGAAGGTCGGCACCCCCTCGCGCAGGTGCGCCGGGTGGTTGGCGAACAGCCAGGTGTAACAGCGGTGGGAGTCCATCAGGATGATCATGCCGCTGACCGGTTCGCCGGCGGGAGAGCGGGTGATGAACAAGCGCGCTGCCTGACGTTCCCTGGCCAGCCGGTACATGGCTTCCACTTGGGATGGATTCAGCGGCGTGTCCAGGCCGTGCCGGGAATAGGTGGCGCGGTACAATGGCAGGAAGGCCGCGACGTCATCCTCGGCTTGGCAGGTATATCCCAGTTCCTGGGCGCGCTCGAATTTCTGCCGGCGGGTGCGTGTCGCCGTCCGCAAAAGCTGTTTCAGCTCGGCCGTTTCCCCCTCGTAGGTGTAGCGCAGGGTGGTCTCCCAGCCGCGCCAGCTCATGCTCCGCACGTCCGCCAGTTCATAGCGGTGGGCTAACAGGGTCTCCGAATAGCGTTCCTCCAGATAGGCGGCCAGCGCTTCCGTGACCTCCAGGGTGTGCACCATTTGCCGACGGTAGATGGGGGTGTCGCGCCGGCGCACGACCATGCCGTTGTAGGGACAGGCCGGCGGGAACAGGGAGCGCTTCCAGGGGCCGGTCTGCCGCACGTAAAGCGCACATCCCCCCCAGAGCGCCCCTTTCTTATCGAAACAGCCGATGATTTCCAGTTGAGTGCCGGTCAGCCGGCACAGCACTTCCAGCCACCAGGAGGTCTGAAAGAGCGTGCCGGTAGGGGATTCCCACGCCAGCGCATCCCAGGCAGGATATTCCGCTGGTTCCAGCCGGCGTACCGTATAGCCCTTGCCCCCGGTGGTTCCCTCTCCCTGGCTCATTTATCCTTCCTCCGGTTGGAAACGCCTGATATGCCGCAGGGCATGGAGAACGCGCAGGGCCGGCGAGCGCGTCAGCTCGGTGCGGGCGACCAGCCGCAGTTCGCCCCCCAGCAGGGCCGCGTTATGATGGAGGGAATGTACATTGGCCGAGGCGAAATCCACCTCGCGGAAGCGCTCGGCCAGGTGGGCGAAGGTCTCAAAATAGGTGAACACCGAGGCGCCCTGCTCCAGCCATTCGGGCTCGCTGGCGGCCAGCCAGAGCACGGCATTGCGCTGGGTCCAGAGGGCGATGGTGCCGCTGACGACCTCGCCGGCGGGGGTACGGGTGAGGAAGAGCTGGGCGGCCCCCCGCTCCCGGCCGGCGCGGTAGATGGCGGCGATGGCCGGCAGGGGGATCGGTGATTCCAATCCATGTCGGGCGAACGTCCGGGCGTACAGCGGGAGGAAGGCCTCGATGTCATCGCTGGGTTCACAGCACAGGCCGGCGCGTTCCGCCTGACGAAACATGGCGCCGCGAGTGCGCTCCGCACGCCCGATCATCTCCTCCCGAGTGCCCAGCGGGAGGATGTACGTATAGCGCACTCGACTGCACCAGCCCTGCCAGATCAGCCCCCGTACGTCGAGCAGAGAGTAGTGGTGGGTCAAATGCGCTTCATGGGCGCGCTGTCGGATCCAGCCCCCCAGGCACCCGGTCACGCCGATGGTGTGCATGACCTGAGTGGGGTAGGAGTCGGTGTCCCTGGGCTTTACCACGATGCCGTTGTAGAGGGCCGAGGGAGGGAATACCAGCCGGCAGAAGGGGCCGGTGCGCCGGCCGAACAGGGCACAGCCCCCCCACAGCACGCCCTTGCGGAAGCACCCCACCACCTCAAAATGCGCTTTCAGCTCCCTTGCCAGGGTTCCCATCCACCAGGTGGTCTGGAACGGGGTGCCGGAGGGCGCCGTGTCCACCAGCGCGTCCCAGAGGGGATATTCCTCAGGCGTAAGGGACCTTGCCGTGAATTCCTCGCTCACCAGCACACTCCTTGTTCCTGTCCGGGGTCCAGCAGGACCTTGCGGTAATGGATTCCTAACACCCGCCAGTGCGAGATGCGGCCGACCCGCCGGCTGTGCAGGGCTTCCATCATTGCCAGGCTGGGAGTATTGGTCGTGAGGACGCTGGCCTTGACCACGCGAACGTCCGGCCTGCTCAGGACTTCATGCAGGAAGCGGAGGGACAGGGCAAAGGCAATGCCCTGCCGGCGGTACGGCGGGTAGGTGTGGGCGTAGTGGGCGTATGCTTCGCCGGGATAGACCCGCACATAGCCGCGGTTCACCACCTCATTCGGGCGGGGAATGATAGCCCACAGATGGCCGGCCACCCGCTGACCGTCCAGCGCGAAATAGCCGACCTGCCCCTGGGCGAGCATCTTGCGGAAGTCGCGCCGCTTGTTGGCCGGCAGGCCTTCTATCCGCTCCAGCTCGTCCGCGTTCCCCTGGTCAACCCGCACGATGCGCAGGCCGGCCGGCAGAGGTCGTTCGGCCGGCAAGTCGTCCAGAGAGCGGTTGACAAAGATGTAATATTCGTTGTGCTCGAAGACCTTTTTCACGAGCCGGCGCAGAAGGTCCCGGGTTTTTTCCACTGACACTGCTTCTCCTCCTTATCTTATTCCCAGGCGGGCGCGGCCGGCCTTGAGCACTTCCTGAAGCTCGTGCAGGGAAATCCCCCCGAACGCCAGGATGAGCAGGGCATATACGCCCGCACCGCCGGCGACCTGTACCACCAGCAGCCAAAGGCTGGTCCCCAGCCATCGCTGGAGCGCCGCGACCGCCAGCACCATGCCGACGGATGCCAGCGCCGGCTTCCACAACCACCATCCGAACAGCCGCAGGGGCAGGACCCGCTGTGCCCATGCCCCGGTGAGCAACATCATTAGGATGTAGGAGGCCAATGTGGACCAGGCGGCCACCATGTAGCCGTAGCGCGGGATGCCGGCCAGGTTCACGCCCACGTTGAAGGCGCTGGTGATGATGTAAATGACAAACAGCGGCAGAGTCGTTTTCTGCAGGGCGAAGGCCTCCTCGTACATGCGGGCCAGGCCGTAAAAGATCATGGCCGCGCTGACGATGCCGATGACGGCGGCGCTGTCCAGGTATTCTGGGGTGGATAGGAGGAGCACCACCTGCCGCGAGACCGCCGTCAGGCCAGTCGCCAGCGGCATAGCCATCAACAGGTAATAGCGTGCCAGGCGTTCGACCAGTCGCTGGGTCTCGGCCGGCCCCTGCTCTGCCCAGGAACGGAAAAGGATGGGCTGGACAGCCCTGGCGAACGGCTCCAGCACCAGCTCCATGCCCCGCTGGGCGATGGAGTATCCCAGGGCGTAGATACCCACAGCATATGTGCTCAGCAGGCCGCCGATGATGTAGCGATCGGAGATGGAAAGGACCAGGCCGGCGACGGCGATGCCGGTCAGCGGCAGGCTGTAGCGCACTGCCTCGCGCAGGATGTCCCGCGAGAAAAAGCGCCCGAACAGGGCACTGCGCAGGGCCTGCCGGCGGGAGAGGGCAACGCCCAGAACCACCATTCCCCAGGCAATGGCGATGCCCCACAGGAAACCGATGGTGCCCATGCGGGCGCCCAGCGCCAGCAGGACGCCGATGGCGACCCCGCCCAGCACCCGCCAGATGACGAAGGCGCTGAACCACAGCGAGCGGCCCGTGATGCGGCACCAGGCGGCGATGGCCCCGAAGGCTACCAGCAGGGGGAAGGTGCCGGCGGAGACCAGCAGATACGGATACAGCCCCTCCTGCCGGCCGGGCTGCCACCAGGCCAGGATGCCGATGGACGCGGCCATCACCAGCAGGGTCAGCAGGCCGCCGGCGCGCGCCAGCGTGGCGTAGAGATGCTGAAGCTCCATGCGCCGGCGCGCCTCCGGCCAGAGGCGGATGAGCGATTCGTTGATCCACTGGCCGGCGATCATAGCGAGCGCTGTCGAGAGGCTGATGCCCAACGTATAACTGCCATAATCGGCCGGCGTCGAGAGCTTGCT
This window of the Anaerolineae bacterium genome carries:
- a CDS encoding GNAT family N-acetyltransferase — translated: MSEEFTARSLTPEEYPLWDALVDTAPSGTPFQTTWWMGTLARELKAHFEVVGCFRKGVLWGGCALFGRRTGPFCRLVFPPSALYNGIVVKPRDTDSYPTQVMHTIGVTGCLGGWIRQRAHEAHLTHHYSLLDVRGLIWQGWCSRVRYTYILPLGTREEMIGRAERTRGAMFRQAERAGLCCEPSDDIEAFLPLYARTFARHGLESPIPLPAIAAIYRAGRERGAAQLFLTRTPAGEVVSGTIALWTQRNAVLWLAASEPEWLEQGASVFTYFETFAHLAERFREVDFASANVHSLHHNAALLGGELRLVARTELTRSPALRVLHALRHIRRFQPEEG
- a CDS encoding GNAT family N-acetyltransferase codes for the protein MSVEKTRDLLRRLVKKVFEHNEYYIFVNRSLDDLPAERPLPAGLRIVRVDQGNADELERIEGLPANKRRDFRKMLAQGQVGYFALDGQRVAGHLWAIIPRPNEVVNRGYVRVYPGEAYAHYAHTYPPYRRQGIAFALSLRFLHEVLSRPDVRVVKASVLTTNTPSLAMMEALHSRRVGRISHWRVLGIHYRKVLLDPGQEQGVCW
- a CDS encoding polysaccharide biosynthesis C-terminal domain-containing protein is translated as MMDRPADTTPASDAATRRTTFVRLAVRDSAIYLPATLVQGLGGIAVTAIISKLSTPADYGSYTLGISLSTALAMIAGQWINESLIRLWPEARRRMELQHLYATLARAGGLLTLLVMAASIGILAWWQPGRQEGLYPYLLVSAGTFPLLVAFGAIAAWCRITGRSLWFSAFVIWRVLGGVAIGVLLALGARMGTIGFLWGIAIAWGMVVLGVALSRRQALRSALFGRFFSRDILREAVRYSLPLTGIAVAGLVLSISDRYIIGGLLSTYAVGIYALGYSIAQRGMELVLEPFARAVQPILFRSWAEQGPAETQRLVERLARYYLLMAMPLATGLTAVSRQVVLLLSTPEYLDSAAVIGIVSAAMIFYGLARMYEEAFALQKTTLPLFVIYIITSAFNVGVNLAGIPRYGYMVAAWSTLASYILMMLLTGAWAQRVLPLRLFGWWLWKPALASVGMVLAVAALQRWLGTSLWLLVVQVAGGAGVYALLILAFGGISLHELQEVLKAGRARLGIR
- a CDS encoding O-antigen ligase family protein; amino-acid sequence: MHGNRSERPASPLSVQWLILGAALIIGVVVPLLLTLPPRLLAVLGMLPAAVILWVPELAVVLMQDALGIVQSFTQLVGIPIESGFAFGLAGAALLGYILLALRHRLVYRAILSPLALATYALVAVLGLSILRSGPQVGLDKFLRFAGFNLLGFLLASLTPAQRRRWLVYGFIPVGAAGIASVGLALTQMPAVGRLTAFGGNPIWTSRLLCVAGLVMLWWPNLSYWIRVPAAMAFFTVAMFTGSRGPLFTSGLIIVTALLGRALYARRRQTAGESLILFLGMMLVAGAGFLALRAVASEQAAVNPYSPFVRIFAGTPETEASTETRLALYQIALEQFGQNPLFGIGLGGMVTVLQTTGVVYPHNLFLEFASETGIIGLLLHALGLILAFFGAVPYLRDASPRTRADTAIGLMLFLFALLNAQVSGDMVGNKMLWFFMGYLNGLVSEKGWGVPGFLRRRKVLVRKEE
- a CDS encoding GNAT family N-acetyltransferase produces the protein MSQGEGTTGGKGYTVRRLEPAEYPAWDALAWESPTGTLFQTSWWLEVLCRLTGTQLEIIGCFDKKGALWGGCALYVRQTGPWKRSLFPPACPYNGMVVRRRDTPIYRRQMVHTLEVTEALAAYLEERYSETLLAHRYELADVRSMSWRGWETTLRYTYEGETAELKQLLRTATRTRRQKFERAQELGYTCQAEDDVAAFLPLYRATYSRHGLDTPLNPSQVEAMYRLARERQAARLFITRSPAGEPVSGMIILMDSHRCYTWLFANHPAHLREGVPTFTVLSTVAALAGLVRVVDHASANFPQLHRSVLEEGGILKPVLVTHHNRSRLLQCIHEMGFILGGSHAR